From one Rhodamnia argentea isolate NSW1041297 chromosome 1, ASM2092103v1, whole genome shotgun sequence genomic stretch:
- the LOC115757273 gene encoding probable aquaporin TIP3-2, with protein MPPPVRSYVLWRDDEATHPDSIRAALAEFFSTFIFVFAAEGSIFALDKMYTDTGTTATSLIVIALASALSLSAAVASSIHVSGGHVNPAVTFGALVGGRISLVRATYYWIAQLLGAIVATLLLRLVTAGMRPLGLILASGEGELRGLLLEAVMTFALVYTFYATAVDPRRGSLGIIGPLAIGFVLGANILVGGPFDGASMNPARAFGPALVGWRWRHHWIYWLGPFIGGGLAGLIYEFMVIPTMEAPHRPLHQPLAPEDY; from the exons ATGCCGCCGCCGGTTCGGAGCTACGTGCTGTGGAGGGACGATGAGGCCACGCACCCGGACTCCATCCGGGCCGCCTTGGCCGAGTTCTTCTCCACCTTCATCTTTGTCTTCGCAGCCGAAGGCTCCATCTTCGCTCTCG atAAGATGTACACAGACACCGGCACGACAGCTACTAGTTTGATAGTGATTGCGCTCGCATCCGCCCTATCGCTCTCTGCTGCCGTCGCATCCAGCATCCATGTCTCCGGCGGCCATGTCAACCCGGCCGTCACCTTCGGGGCGCTGGTAGGAGGCCGGATCTCACTGGTCAGGGCCACATATTATTGGATCGCGCAGCTCCTTGGCGCTATAGTAGCCACGCTCCTGTTGAGGCTGGTCACTGCAGGAATG AGACCGCTCGGGCTCATCTTGGCCTCCGGAGAAGGCGAATTGAGGGGGCTCCTCTTGGAGGCGGTGATGACGTTCGCGCTGGTCTACACGTTCTACGCTACTGCGGTCGACCCGAGACGCGGGAGCCTGGGGATCATCGGGCCCCTGGCGATAGGATTTGTCCTCGGGGCGAACATCCTGGTGGGGGGCCCGTTCGATGGGGCGTCCATGAACCCGGCGAGGGCATTCGGGCCAGCGCTTGTGGGGTGGAGGTGGAGGCACCACTGGATCTACTGGCTGGGCCCGTTCATCGGGGGCGGGCTCGCCGGGCTGATCTACGAGTTCATGGTGATACCGACGATGGAGGCGCCGCACCGTCCTCTTCACCAGCCGTTGGCTCCGGAGGATTACTAG